AGCAGCCAGAAAGTTGCCGGATCCCACGAGGAAACGAGATCTAAAATGCCATTGCCCGGTGCCGTTTGGGGGTGGCAAACAAGAGTCCACCCGGCTGGGAGTTTCTCGAAGTCAGCAACCACATGAATGTGGGCGAGGTTGCTTCGGGATGCCTGGCGGACGTGGGCTAGTGCTTCCTCTTCAGTGATAGATTTTCGGCTTTGTCCCATGGGGATGACGGAGAACTTCGGATTAGAAGCCTTCGGGTCCGACTCAAAGTAGAGGACGGTGTTGAGGTAAAGGCGATCCGCCGAATTGGCCGGAATCCACTTGGTGTCGAGGACGCCGGTTTTGCCGAGCAGAGGCTGGATGAGCGAACCTCTGGCGCTGTCGGTGGTCTCGATGATCGAGAGACGTCGGCTGATCTCGGAATGGCTCTCAAGGCGTCCTTTGGTGCAGATTCCGATAAGCTGGTCATGGAGTTTGGCGAGTTCACCCTCACTGTAGGTCTTGAGTTTTTGATGGAGAAGTTGGAGGTTCATGGGTGCTGAGGTGGCTGCAATGCATCCAGTTCCGCTAGTCCGTGGCGTAGTCGGTGTCGCGGTTTTTGAGGTGGAAGGGAGTCTGGTGTTCAAGGGGACTCCACGCGGCCGGTTCCCCAGCATACGGTGGAGGAGCTAGAAGATACGGCAAGAATAGGCTGTGATGCTTCACATGTGGCACATTCCAATCTGAAGAAACAGGAGTGGTCGATTCTCAAATTCCGCCTTTCTGCTTCCCGATCCTGATTCAACGAAAGCATCTACCGGCAGGAACTGCTTCACGGGAAGGACTACTTCAAGCAGACAGAATGCTGTCAGGCTGCATCTGCGCTGGCGGCTTTTCGCCAAACTCGACACGCGTGTCACACATGCGAAAGATGCTCCGCTTCGGGGAATCCTGAATTGGGTGGAGGTAACCTCTGGGGCAAAGAGTTGATTGTCAAAGTCAACCCTTTCCCCTTTGCGAGAGTACCATCCGGAAGGTCCATGAACTCTCACTCCAGACCGGTGAAGACCTTTCCCTGTACCTTTTCGATCGGGTTGAGTATTCCTAAGCGTTCTTCCACCACCTTTGAAATCCTGATGAAGTGATGACGGATGCTGGTTCCGCGGAGTGTCGGGAGTCGCATCATCAGGCTCATGGCGGTTGCGACTGAGAACCGCGGCCCGACATCGAAGGTGGCGTCTTCCTCGTGGATCGGGAGAAACCTACTGACATTAGAGGTGAAGTAGTCCTGTCCGTGGACAAGCTCATCCCGGTAAACCTGCTTATTGAACCAGACCGGGAAGGAGGCGGGTATTCCAAGGAAGGCATGAAGTGCCCGGGCATCCATCTGGTCGGAAGGATCGGACTGGAGCTTGGTGCACAGGGTCAAGGCGCGGTCCAGCGAGTCCTGTGTGTGCCACCCGTGCAGTGCTTCATCGAGGACGATTCTGGCGAGCCAGCTCAGCTCAGATTGACCGAGGGAATCTATCTCGACGGCCGCTGTGATGATGGGGAGGCGCCCGATCGAAAAATGGGAAGCCCAAGCGGTTTTGTCGGGAAGAGCCGTGCGGAACTGGGTCTCCCTGTCCAGAAGCCAGTCCGCGTACGCCATGGGGCGGTCGGTGAAGGCGTAGATGGAGGAGGCGTCCACCGTCAGACTGGAAACAAGCTTCATGCGAGGACCGCGTTTTATGCCAGGATCGGCATGTTCACATGCGGGAGAGTGGCCGGTCCACCCGCTGGTGAGGATCGAGGCCAGCCAGTCCAGAAGTTCGTCGCGGGGTGCAACAAGGCGTTCGACGGGCAGCGAGAGGCGGACGAACGTAATTCCCGAGGCATGTTGGACCTGGCGGTTGGACAGCAACGTCTCGCCCCATGCGGATTCGGTGGATTCGAGAATCCGGTTGATGTCGATCAGGCAGAGCCACGGCTCGCCGTCGAGGTGGATGAGACGGAGCGGGCCGAAGCGGGGGTGACTGGCAGTGGTGATGTGGTTGGTATATTCGGGTTGCATGGTGGCGTTTGTGGCAGGTGATGGGAATTGAAGTTGGTTGATGTCGCCAAATGGCAACATCAGGCGGTTGCAGTAGGAATGGACGGAGGATCGGAAGATTCTGAGGCTGTTGAGGCTTCTGCTGACACCGGTGATGGAGATTCCCCGGCAACTTCGGTCCAAGGAGCGGGTACAATCCACCTCCCGTCGTCCATTTGCCGGGTCAGGCCGGCTTCGGTGAGGAATGACAGGCGCTGGAGCAGTTCCCCGGCGCTGATCCGGTGGAATTTCCGGGTCAGCTCCCGCAGATGCAGTGGCGATACTGAGAGCTTGTCGATGATCGCGGCATTGGTCGGATCGGGTGTGAGGTCCTCTCCGGGAGGAAAAATCCGGTGCAGAGTGGCGAGGTGGTTGGCGTGAATGTGCGTGGCGAGCGTGCAGGCGCGGGCCACCAGCTCGGGGTTGTTCTCGGGGCGGGGTTCCCCTCCTTGGCGCTCAATCAGCCAGAGCGCGGTGGACAGGTTCCATGGGAGAGCCGGGATCGGGTTGGCTGATGCCGGAGGGAGGCCGGTGATGGCCGCACGTTGGGCCTGTTCAGTGACGGCTTTGTCGAGGACGGCCACGAGCTCTGGACCGGGCAGAAAGGTGATATTCGGCCCCAACCGTGCTGCGAACACCGCCTCGAAGAATTCGGTGTATGGCGTGAGCGATGTTTCAGTCGCGAAGGGGGGCGGACTGTTCGGAGGAAATTCGAGGAGCAGTCCTAGCGGGGGGAGGGCATCCATTCCGGTCTGTCTGAACACCCGGCGGAGACGCAGCCTGTTCCCCCAGCCGTGGAGGGTGACGCGTGTATGGGGCGGCTCCGTGGCGGTCGAGGTGAGGATGGAGGGCGTCTCGCCGATATTGGCGAAAAATCTCCTGTAGCATTCATCGCCGGGAGCGAGGGCCAGAATGTCCGGGCCAAATGAGCGATAGCCGGGGTCGTGAATATCGGTTCCGTCTAGGAGATCGTGGATGAAGGTGAAGTTGTCGGGTATCACCCGCGGACAGGTAGATTCGGCTGCGGCTAGCACGGGATCCGGAAGGATGTCCCGAACCGCGGCGCATTGCTTCATCAGGGTGCGTGCTCGCTTCATCATGGCCGGTGAGGGAGCGTTGCTGATGAAAGAACTTACCTTGTTGTGAACGGTCTCCTGGAGGGCTTGGAACCGTGAGGTCGATGTCTTGAACCAACCGGGACAGTGTTCATCGTCGCTGAGAACGGTGACTGGCGAGCCGATGATATGAGGCGATAGGCCACGGGCTTTCCGGTAGCAAACCTTTCCACCGACGAGAGCCGTGCCGAACAGAAGTCCGTGGGCGACGATCCACTCAGCCGGAATGCCGGTCATGTGCGCGACATTGCGGCACCCGGCGACGAGCTGGTTGAAATTAGGCGTGGAGGGATGGGTCATGGTGTTTCGATGGAGGTGAGGAGAAGTTTCGGGAGGGCGTCGTCGAGGCTGCGGGAACCGATGCGGAGCGTTCCTTCTGCGGTGATGGAAAGGACTTTCTCTTCGATCAGCAGTTGGACCAGCGGGCGGTAGAGTCCGATGCGCTGGTCATTGAAGGACCGGGCGAGCTGGCTTTCAGTGACGAGTTGTTTTTCGGCGACCTTGCGGACGATGGCCTTCACCCGCTTCAGGAGTTCGTCACGCTCGGCGGCATGGCGAAGGTCGGTCATCGCCCGACAGTGGCGTTCCAGCAGAGCGGAGGAGGAGGCGAACACCGCTTCGATGATGGCATCGTCGGTCGGGAGAGCGCGTCCGTGCATGTGCCCCCTGAGCGTCAGGAGGAACCATGCCAGCGTCAGGGGAAGGTTACGGACCGACGAGCCGATGGTGACGTCGCTGGCATCGCAGGCGGCCTGGTGGTCGAGAAAGCGCTTCTGGAACCTGCAGGCGTGCGCCGGAGTGCTGAATGATGCCTCCATCGGGACCGAGTTGCGACGGAGGATGATCGCCCGGGAGATGGCCGTCGAATACAGGGTCGAGAAGTTGGTGCTCTCCTCGGACACGGCGAATTCCGGAAGGGTGTTCGTCAGGAGAAGCGTCTCGTTCAAGACGGGTTCCAACGGCGGCTGCAACTGGCGAAGGAGATTCGGATCTTCCCTGAAGACGGCCTGAACGCCGGCAGTCCGGTGAGGCTCGATGCCGACAGGGTGAACCGGCTGCGGGACTTCGATCTCGGTGCCACGCATGAAGGTGAGGAGATTCGCCACCTCTTTCGCCGGCTTGCTGGCGGACGCGAGGGAGCCGAGAGGAATGCCAATGGCGAGCGCGTGGCCCCGGTGGCAGCCGTGGAGCAGTTTTTCCAACCGAGCGGATGGCGGGGAGGTCAGCAGGATCGCCGGGTGGGTGATCGCTTCCAGCCGGCAGAGCTTGGGATATGGGATCAGGTCGCTTTCACCGCCTGCCACACGAGAGCCTTGGGGATCGAAGGCAGCACCCTCCCTGAGTGCCTTGAGGACGTATCCCTCGATCTCGCCGCGTGAGTTGATCTTGCCGGGATCTCCCGCGAAGGAGCCGTACATCAGGTGGTTCAAGGCGGCAGGATTGATGCCGGCCATGTTCGCCAGGATCTGGCGGTTGGCTCGGAAAGCCGGGCTGAGGAGGTGATCGAGGACGAAGGGGAGGTTGCCTTGGTTGTGCGGGACGACGAGGTGGCATTTCGGCAGGGGGACGAATCCCCACGGGAGCTTCAGGTAGGCGAACGGTGAGGCAACCCCGGAGAAGATCGTCGCGGCGGTGACAAGGACATTGGCGGGGTCAGCCCCCATGATCTTGGCCCATTGGGGAAGACCGATCAATTCGAGAACGGGGGGAGTGGAGGGCGTCGTGTTTTGTCGGTTTTGGCAGTTTTGTCCTTGGGGATGTACGAAATGGTGCATTTGTAGTTAGGTAGGTGGGTAAGGTTTCTTCACATCTTCGAGTCAGGTGAGGGTCACAACCACGGACGGCCTGCCCGTCGGTGGCTTCTCCTCCGTGATCGTGAATCGTGAAGGGTAAAGCTGGTGGAGCCGGCGGATTTCGTCTTCGTCGAACCCGTGGGAGCGGCCCAGATTGCGAAGTGTGATTTTTCCTCCGTGCTGTGCCAAAACTGCCAGAAGTGACAGAAGTCTCTTGTGGTTGTGGGCGGTGCGGGTAACGGCAAGGGCTTCGAGTTGGCGTTCGCTGAACCAGCGCATGGCGATGACAGCGGATTCCGCCGTGGACGAACTCAGCATCCGGGCGTGGGCCTCGGAACCATGCTCCAGCGCATGGAACACCAGTGCCAGCCGGTAGGCATTTTCCCCCCAACGAGCGACGGAGGGAGCCATGTCGGAAAGGTCTCCCTCTCGGGTCCTCCGTCGAATGTTCTCCTGTTCATAGGAATGGAGAACTTGGACGGCTCCATCGTCAGGCTGGACGCAAAAGGCATCCCCCTGATTGTTACGGTAGGCCGTCAGGAGTCCGGTGATGGTTTTCGTCCAAGCCTGGTTGATCGCAGTTGAGATGGGAACCGGCGGTGCGTCACGGAGCCGGGGCTCCGCCTTCACATCGACGATGAGACAGCGGGCGAGAAATCCCGAGTCCCGCAGCTTCTCGTCGCCAAGGGCTTCTTGGGCTGCACCCGGTTGGACGAGCCAGAGCAGAGTGAGGCACGGATGCTGAAGATGCACCCGGTCGCGGTTCACCCGATCGACGATGAGGGTATCGCCGGAGTAAGCGGAACAGTAGAAATCCTCGTCTCCTCCTTCTTTGCCGTAGCGCCCTTTGACGATGGAGAATATCCCCCTGGCTTCGCTGGACAATGAGGCGATGGCGTTGTGAGGCTGATGGAGCATCGCGATGCCCAAGGCCTCCTTGGTGGCATCCGCCACCGAGTACTTCGGGGCAGCGGCCAGCCTTGCCTTGATGTCGTTGATGCGGGTTTGGAGGATCTGGAACTCCTGACGAAGTTTGCCGGCTTCCTCTCCTTCCTTGTTGGCTGCTTTCTGAGCCAAGGATTTCGCCTCTCGTTCGAGAAGTTGGAGTTCCGCATCGAGCGGACGTCTTGTATCCTCCTCAAACCGGCGCAAGGCTTCACCTCCGGCTGCGTAGAACGGAGCCGCCGCGAGGTTGAACGATTCGCCCTTGCCCGCCCCCGATTCAGCGATGCCCAAGATGTAGAGATTCCCCTTCGTCTGTCGTCCCCCTCCCGAAGAAAGCGCGATTCCTCCTCCCAAAGCAGCCGAGCCGATCCCGATGACACAGAGAGCGGCCAGCGGCACATTGCCCGAGGTGGAGACCCTGGCGATCTCCGCAGTCATAGCCCGGGCGACAGGCGGAAGAGCCTCCACCGGGAAGGCGATGTTCTTCTCTTCATCTTCATCACCAATGTCAGGAGGCGTGGGCGCGACGCGGGTGGGAAAAGGCAGAGGAATGTCCTCGAAGTATGTCCTCTTGTTCATGCCTCCTCCCTTCCGGCTCCGGGGTTGAAATACAGGACACGCTGGCGAAGGCTTCCGTCACGAAGTCCTCCCGGCATCCTGACGAGCTGACAACGGGTCCACGTAATCGGGTCAGCACCGAGGGAGACGGCATAGTGCATGAAGGCCCTGAGCTTTTCCTCCGGAACCCCACGGCAATACCACCACGCATGGAGGGATTTCCCACCGGAGTGGACCACCATGACCAAGGGAGCCCAGGTGGTGAGATGCCAGATCAGAGCTGCTTGTTCATCGAAGGTGCCTTGGTCGAACTCGGTGACGAGGTAAAGACGCGGCCCGGTATTCTCCAGCGTACGCGGCGACCAATAGTCCTTCCCTTGAGGTTTGCCCAAGGGAGCACTCATGGCGCTGGGGACGATCAACGGAAGGTCGTCGAGCTTGGTGCCCCAGCAGAGACGCGGCATCGTATTGCAGGCCCGCGTATCATCCCCCGCGCAGATGAGGGGATTGTCATCGAAGAGAGTCCCAATGATAGCGGAGGCAGCGAGGGGAGGTTGGCAGGGCTCCGGGCTGGCTTTCGCCAGATCGACCATCTGCCGGATGGCCGACTCGGCGATTGCTTTCGCCTGGAGCAACGGGTCACGGAGCGGCCATTTGGAAATGCGTGGAGATCCGCCGGCAACCTGACGTTTGGCCATTTCGTCCGGAGAGCTGTTGTGGACCGCATCCCGGATTTCCTTTTCGGGAACGGGACGGCCGCAACCGGCCACCGCAACCCTCAGAACCAGATGGATTTCCTCATTGGACAGCCTGCCAGCAGGTCCGCCGCGGCGATGGAGCAGACAGGCGCTCCGATAAAGCCAGGGGTGAATCCCGCCGCCCGCCGAAGGACGATGGGGGAGAGAATTGATGATGTCGTTAAGAGTGAAGGACATTTCGGCACTTATGAGGTTGTGTGCCGCTCCGGAAGAAGGTAGACTCTGGCAGGTCGTCAGAAACCGCCGGGTCGTTCTCAGCATGGGGGCGGCCCGGACTTTTAGGCGTTGGTGTGGTGGTTGGAGTTGTTCACGTGGTCGGGGTCGGTTCCGATGAGGGAAGCACGGTCCTGATGGGTGGGGCGGATGGTTCCGAGGTGGAGACGGTGGGTCTTCCCTTCGGATCCTGCGGCGGTGGTCACACGGTAGTGGTGCATTTGTGCCTTCGTTGGTGTTGGGTTCAGGAAAGAGATCCGGTAGGTATTCATTGCCCGCCGGATTCGCCTTCGATCCAGGCGTCGAGATCATGGCGTTTGATGCGGACACTCGCCCGCGTGCCGGGACCGCTGGGTTGGACCCGGCGGGCTTTCAGCAATCCATTTGAAATGGCTGCGCGAATGGTCGGCGTGGTGAAGCCGGTATATCGCGCAGCCTGAGGAATCGAGAGCCACTGAAGTGGAACATGATTGGTGCTTGCTGCCATTTGGTTGATGAAGGTGTTGGCTTGTGTTGGAAAAGCTGTTGTTAGGCGCTGCTCGTCACGGAACCCGGCTCACCATCGGACAACGAGGAGCAGTGGTGCTCCGTATTCGGGTGAACAACGCCGCTCAGGGTGAAGGAAAGGGATGGGCTAGCAGAGAACATCGCCGAGGCGCATCCGGCGAACCTCATGTCCACATCATTGACGGGGAGGTGAAGGTATTGCTCCGCCGCCTTGACGGTATGAGAAGAGGCAGATTCCTGCTTTGTCAGAAGCAGGGTAGGGGACGCAGGCGGACCGGCCTGCCACCATCCCACAAAAGCCGGATAGTCTCCGGAATTACTGATTTTCTCAGGTGAGCGTTCGGTTCGCATTGGCGAGCGAACGATGCACCCCGAGCGGGACTCTCTGCTACGATCAGAATTGTGTCGCCGACCTTCCGTGAATCTTCAGGACGACATGAAGAATTTTACAAAAAACTTTATTTCAAATAGTTGAGAAAATTATCTTCACGCTTCTTGGTGCGTTCTACTCGTTCTGCGACGGCGGCTTGGAACGCCAGACGGTGAACAAGATGATGGCTGCTCACCTTGCGAAAACAGGAATCCCCGCGGATGAACTTTAGCAGCAGGCCCAGATCCTTGGGATCGGCGATCCATGGTTCGACCGTTTCTTTGAATTTTCCTGTCCGGCGGTTGAATGCCGAATAGAGCCGCTGGAGCTTTTCA
The sequence above is drawn from the Akkermansiaceae bacterium genome and encodes:
- a CDS encoding antA/AntB antirepressor family protein, coding for MLPFGDINQLQFPSPATNATMQPEYTNHITTASHPRFGPLRLIHLDGEPWLCLIDINRILESTESAWGETLLSNRQVQHASGITFVRLSLPVERLVAPRDELLDWLASILTSGWTGHSPACEHADPGIKRGPRMKLVSSLTVDASSIYAFTDRPMAYADWLLDRETQFRTALPDKTAWASHFSIGRLPIITAAVEIDSLGQSELSWLARIVLDEALHGWHTQDSLDRALTLCTKLQSDPSDQMDARALHAFLGIPASFPVWFNKQVYRDELVHGQDYFTSNVSRFLPIHEEDATFDVGPRFSVATAMSLMMRLPTLRGTSIRHHFIRISKVVEERLGILNPIEKVQGKVFTGLE
- a CDS encoding winged helix-turn-helix transcriptional regulator, encoding MTHPSTPNFNQLVAGCRNVAHMTGIPAEWIVAHGLLFGTALVGGKVCYRKARGLSPHIIGSPVTVLSDDEHCPGWFKTSTSRFQALQETVHNKVSSFISNAPSPAMMKRARTLMKQCAAVRDILPDPVLAAAESTCPRVIPDNFTFIHDLLDGTDIHDPGYRSFGPDILALAPGDECYRRFFANIGETPSILTSTATEPPHTRVTLHGWGNRLRLRRVFRQTGMDALPPLGLLLEFPPNSPPPFATETSLTPYTEFFEAVFAARLGPNITFLPGPELVAVLDKAVTEQAQRAAITGLPPASANPIPALPWNLSTALWLIERQGGEPRPENNPELVARACTLATHIHANHLATLHRIFPPGEDLTPDPTNAAIIDKLSVSPLHLRELTRKFHRISAGELLQRLSFLTEAGLTRQMDDGRWIVPAPWTEVAGESPSPVSAEASTASESSDPPSIPTATA
- a CDS encoding DUF3987 domain-containing protein; translated protein: MNKRTYFEDIPLPFPTRVAPTPPDIGDEDEEKNIAFPVEALPPVARAMTAEIARVSTSGNVPLAALCVIGIGSAALGGGIALSSGGGRQTKGNLYILGIAESGAGKGESFNLAAAPFYAAGGEALRRFEEDTRRPLDAELQLLEREAKSLAQKAANKEGEEAGKLRQEFQILQTRINDIKARLAAAPKYSVADATKEALGIAMLHQPHNAIASLSSEARGIFSIVKGRYGKEGGDEDFYCSAYSGDTLIVDRVNRDRVHLQHPCLTLLWLVQPGAAQEALGDEKLRDSGFLARCLIVDVKAEPRLRDAPPVPISTAINQAWTKTITGLLTAYRNNQGDAFCVQPDDGAVQVLHSYEQENIRRRTREGDLSDMAPSVARWGENAYRLALVFHALEHGSEAHARMLSSSTAESAVIAMRWFSERQLEALAVTRTAHNHKRLLSLLAVLAQHGGKITLRNLGRSHGFDEDEIRRLHQLYPSRFTITEEKPPTGRPSVVVTLT
- a CDS encoding helix-turn-helix domain-containing protein translates to MAASTNHVPLQWLSIPQAARYTGFTTPTIRAAISNGLLKARRVQPSGPGTRASVRIKRHDLDAWIEGESGGQ